From Dietzia sp. ANT_WB102, a single genomic window includes:
- the fgd gene encoding glucose-6-phosphate dehydrogenase (coenzyme-F420): MPDTPSLKLGYKASAEQFGPRDLVEYAVLAEQAGMDSATVSDHFQPWRHDGGHAPFSLAWLTAVGERTERLQLGTSVLTPTFRYNPAVLAQAFATMACLYPGRVFLGVGTGEALNEIATGFQGEWPAFKERFARLRESVRLMRELWTGETTNFEGDYYSTRDAFLYDVPDGGVPVYIAAGGPVVAKYAGRVGDGFICTSGKGMELYTDKLLPAVEEGAGINERDSTTIDRMIEIKISYDPDPDKALENCRFWAPLSLTPEQKHSVDSPREMERLADELPIEQVAKRWIVASDPDEAVEQVKQYVDAGLNHLVFHAPGHDQKRFLDLFKTDLEPRLRALA, encoded by the coding sequence ATGCCAGACACCCCTTCCCTCAAGCTCGGATACAAGGCATCAGCCGAGCAGTTCGGCCCGCGCGACTTGGTCGAGTACGCGGTCTTGGCGGAGCAGGCGGGGATGGATTCGGCCACGGTGTCTGACCACTTCCAGCCATGGCGCCACGATGGCGGCCACGCCCCGTTCTCTCTCGCGTGGTTGACGGCAGTGGGCGAGCGCACCGAGCGCCTCCAGTTGGGCACCTCGGTACTCACGCCGACGTTCCGCTACAACCCGGCGGTACTGGCCCAGGCGTTTGCCACCATGGCGTGCCTGTACCCGGGGCGGGTCTTCCTGGGTGTGGGCACTGGTGAGGCGCTCAACGAGATCGCCACCGGCTTCCAGGGTGAGTGGCCAGCGTTCAAGGAGCGATTCGCTCGTCTGCGTGAGTCCGTCCGCCTGATGCGAGAGCTGTGGACGGGCGAGACGACCAACTTTGAGGGCGACTACTACAGCACCAGGGACGCATTCCTCTATGACGTTCCGGACGGCGGCGTCCCCGTCTACATCGCCGCCGGTGGCCCGGTTGTGGCCAAGTACGCCGGCCGCGTCGGCGACGGATTCATCTGCACCTCCGGCAAGGGCATGGAGCTCTACACCGACAAGCTACTCCCAGCAGTCGAGGAGGGTGCCGGCATCAACGAGCGCGACTCCACGACCATCGACAGGATGATCGAGATCAAGATCAGCTACGACCCCGACCCGGACAAGGCGCTGGAGAATTGCCGCTTCTGGGCCCCGCTCTCGCTCACCCCCGAGCAGAAGCACTCCGTGGACTCCCCGCGCGAGATGGAGCGTCTGGCCGACGAGTTGCCCATCGAGCAGGTCGCCAAGCGCTGGATTGTGGCCTCTGACCCCGATGAGGCCGTGGAGCAGGTCAAGCAGTACGTCGACGCGGGCCTTAACCACCTGGTCTTTCATGCACCCGGCCACGATCAAAAGCGTTTCCTCGACCTGTTCAAGACCGACCTCGAACCCCGTCTGCGAGCACTTGCATGA